GCGCCAGTGCATGGCGGCGACGGGCCAGGGTGACCTGGCGTGCCACGCGGGTTTTCAGGGTGATTTCGCCCAGGCCGTGCATGGCCTGTACGGCATTGCGGGCAATGTTGAGCACGACCTGGATCAGTTGCTCGCGGTCGGCCGTCAGCAGCGGCAGGCTGATGTCGTAATCCCGGCGGATGACAAGTCCCTCGGGGTATTCGGCCTGCAGCACGCTGCGGACCCGCTCGAGGATCTCGTGGATGTTGACGTTGCTCTGGACATGACGCTGGTTGGGAGCCAGCAGGCGGTCAACCAGGTGTTGCAGCCGCAGGGCTTCATGCTTGATGACTTCAAGGTATTCGGCCAGTTCCGGCCGGTCGTCCAGTTCCAGGGCCAGCAACTGGGCTGCACCACGGATGCCGCCCAGCGGATTCTTGATCTCGTGGGCAAGGTTGCGGATCAGCTCGCGGTTGGCCTGCTGCTGGATCAGCAGGCGCTCTTCGTTGGCAATGCGGACCTGCTGGTCGATCGGCCGCAGTTCCAGCAGGGCGGCACAGCCGGCAACGTCAATCGGCGTAATGGCGCAGTACACATGCAGGTGCTGCTGGTTGACGGTGTCCAGGGACAGGTCGTGTTCGGCAAAACTGACATCCTGGCCGAGGGCTGCATCCAGTCCGCGCATCAGGGCTTCGGCCCGGCTGAACAGGCTCGGCAGCGTATGGCGCACCAGCTCGCGGCTGCCGAGTGCCAGCAGGTTTTCCGCTGCCGGATTGGCATAGCGTATGGCTCCCTGCCGGTCCACCGCCAGCAGGGCAGTATCAAGCAGGGCAAGACCGGCAAGAGCGGGATCGGACATGGGGTCGGAAACAGGGTTCAGGTGGCCATGACGGCAAGCAAGATGTTTGCCACCTTTGACTTTAACTGCCAAGTTCCTGGCGCAGCGCATGCAGGTTTTTCTCCCGTTCGGTGACTTGTGCTTCCAGCTCCCGCAGTTCGGCCGCAGGCAGTCCGGTACGCTGGCGTGCCTGTTGCAACTGCTGGCGGGCGTTGTCCAGTGCCCGGCTTTCATTGGCGAATTCTTCATTGAGGATGCGCCGGCGCTGCTGGTCCCGTGTCGACAGCGTCTGTTGCTGGCTGACCGGGCGGGATGCTGCTGCCGTGCCGTCGCCCCTGGGTGTGACCGGTGTCCGCGCCCTGGGCGCTGCGGGTGCCAGCCGGATGATCTGGCGGTCATTGGCCGGCGTGTTGGTATAGGTGACCTGTCCGTCAGTGTCGATATGCTTGTAGATCGGTGCCGCATGGGTGGTCCATGTCATGGTCATCAAAAGCAGGACGGGAAGGGCGGAATGCAACATGGCTGACAAGGCGGGCGATGGCAATGCCGGGATGATACGTGAGCCGCTGGTGCTGCGCCCATGCATCCATATGGTGCATGCCACAGGGGGGGCCCGGCTGGCAACGGTCACGCGGCTGGGCTAACACGGGAATCAGTCATACCGAAAATGCGTCTGCCGGCAAATCGTCATGTCCGACCCCTCTGCTTTTGTTGCGCCTGCCTCCATTCCCGTGCGGGAAGCCCCGCACGGTATCCGTTTTGATTTCAACCACGGCGCCCGGGTGCATCTGCCTCCCGGAGACTGGCAGGTGCGCCTGTCCGACGCCCGGACCCACAACACCCTGTTTGACACCCGGCTGGCCGAAGGCTGGGTCACCAGCAGCAAGCGCTATTTCGTACCGTTCCGGATCGAGGTGTGGCAGGCCGGACAGCTGGTATTCACGCACCGGCTCGATCTGGCCGGACAGGACGTACTGGTGCAGTTTCCGGTCGGTACGCTCGGAGACGTGCTGGGCTGGTTTCCTTATGCCGCGCGTTTTGCCGGCCAGCACGGTTGCCGGCTGACCTGCTCGATGGCTCCCGGACTGATCGGCCTGCTGGCAGACAGTTACCCGGACATCCGCTTTGTGCCGCCGGACGAACTGGATACCTCGGTTTTTTATGCCAGCTACTATCTCGGCCTGTTTTTTGGCGACGACGAAGGCTGCTACCAGCCGGCCGATTTCCGGCTGGTGGGCCTGCACCGTACGGCAGCGCATATCCTGGGTGTGGACGACCAGGAAGAGCCGGCGCGGATCAGGCTGCCGGATGACAGCCGTCCGATTGCCGAACCCTATGCCTGTATCGCGGTACAAAGCACCACGCAATGCAAGTACTGGAACCATCCCACCGGTTGGCTGGAGGTAGTCCGGCATTTGCGCAATCAAGGGCTACGGGTGGTGTGCATCGACCAGAAGGCCTGTCATGGCGCCGGCCTGACGTGGACCACCCTGCCGCATGGCTGCGAAGACCTCACCGGAGACCGCCCGCTGCCTGAGCGGGCCCGCTATCTGCGGCATGCCGCCTGTTTTGTCGGGCTTTCCAGCGGGCTGGCCTGGCTCGCCTGGACGATGGGCACTCCGGTCGTGATGATCAGCGGCTTTACGCATCCACAGAACGAATTCCGGACACCGTTCCGCATCTTCAACCATCACACCTGCAACAGCTGCTGGAACGATGGGCGCCTGACATTCGACCATTCGGATTTTTTCTGGTGTCCGCGCCACCGGGATACCCCGCGGCAGTTCGAGTGTTCGCGACTGATCCAGCCGGAGCAGGTGATTGATGCCCTGAACCGCATTCCCGTTGAGGCCACGATCCGGCCACAGGTCCGGAGGTTGGCATGAAACCGGTTGCCGTGCGTCCGCTGCGTCCATGCTGCCGCCCAGCGTGGTGGCTGCGACTTC
The DNA window shown above is from Laribacter hongkongensis DSM 14985 and carries:
- the glnL gene encoding nitrogen regulation protein NR(II), translating into MSDPALAGLALLDTALLAVDRQGAIRYANPAAENLLALGSRELVRHTLPSLFSRAEALMRGLDAALGQDVSFAEHDLSLDTVNQQHLHVYCAITPIDVAGCAALLELRPIDQQVRIANEERLLIQQQANRELIRNLAHEIKNPLGGIRGAAQLLALELDDRPELAEYLEVIKHEALRLQHLVDRLLAPNQRHVQSNVNIHEILERVRSVLQAEYPEGLVIRRDYDISLPLLTADREQLIQVVLNIARNAVQAMHGLGEITLKTRVARQVTLARRRHALALELQIIDTGPGIPPDIRDHVFYPLVTGRAEGTGLGLTLAQTFVHQHQGSIDFDSRPGRTCFTVRLPLEPLAEKTP
- a CDS encoding DUF4124 domain-containing protein, with the translated sequence MTWTTHAAPIYKHIDTDGQVTYTNTPANDRQIIRLAPAAPRARTPVTPRGDGTAAASRPVSQQQTLSTRDQQRRRILNEEFANESRALDNARQQLQQARQRTGLPAAELRELEAQVTEREKNLHALRQELGS
- a CDS encoding autotransporter strand-loop-strand O-heptosyltransferase; translated protein: MSDPSAFVAPASIPVREAPHGIRFDFNHGARVHLPPGDWQVRLSDARTHNTLFDTRLAEGWVTSSKRYFVPFRIEVWQAGQLVFTHRLDLAGQDVLVQFPVGTLGDVLGWFPYAARFAGQHGCRLTCSMAPGLIGLLADSYPDIRFVPPDELDTSVFYASYYLGLFFGDDEGCYQPADFRLVGLHRTAAHILGVDDQEEPARIRLPDDSRPIAEPYACIAVQSTTQCKYWNHPTGWLEVVRHLRNQGLRVVCIDQKACHGAGLTWTTLPHGCEDLTGDRPLPERARYLRHAACFVGLSSGLAWLAWTMGTPVVMISGFTHPQNEFRTPFRIFNHHTCNSCWNDGRLTFDHSDFFWCPRHRDTPRQFECSRLIQPEQVIDALNRIPVEATIRPQVRRLA